The Candidatus Anaeroferrophillus wilburensis sequence GGGTGATCGGTTTGACGGTCATGATTTTATTCCCCAGGCGGTGGCCGGAGGCGCCGCTGCGGTGGTTGTCGCGGCTGACGAAGAGCTCGATAGGCAGGTAGCGTGTACCACCTCCCTACTGGTGGTGGATGATCCCCTGAAAGCTTTGGGTGATCTGGCCTCCTGGTGGCTGGCAAAAACGCTGCCGAAAGTGATTGCGGTTACCGGCTCGAACGGTAAAACGACAACCAAGGAGATGATTGCCGCCGTTCTGGCGCGGCAGTGGAATGTCCATCGGAACAGGGGTAATTTCAATAATCTTATTGGCGTTCCCTTGACCATCTTTGATGTGCACCAGGGGCATCAGGTGGTAGTGCTGGAGATGGGGATGAACCGACCGGGAGAAATTGCCCGGCTGGCGGCCATCAGCCGTCCCCATGGGGTGGTGTTGACCAATGTGGCCGAAGCTCATCTTGAGGGATTGGGATCACTTGAGGCCATTGCCCGGGCGAAAAGCGAAATTTTTGCCGGTCTTCGGGAGCAGGGCTATATTGTCTACAACGCTGATGACCCGCAGGTTGCCAGGATCGTTGCCGAAGCTGGGCGGGAGTATGCCCGTCAGTGGCGGCTGATGCCGGTTACCATGAAGGATGCAGCCGGCTGGTCCATGCGGGCAATCGATATTGACAGTCAAGAGGATGGGGTTTGCTTTGTGTTGGAATCAGATGAGTGTGAACGTCAGCCGATTGTGCTGCCGCTGTGGGGGCGGCATAATATCATGAATGCCCTGTTGGCAGCGGCGGTTGCCAGGGTTGAGGGGGTATCGCTGGAAGATGTTGGCCGGGCCCTGGAGGGGATGAACTCCATGGCCGGGCGGCTTTGCACCCATCTGCTGCCATCGGGGCGGATAGTTATTGATGATACCTATAACGCCAACCCGGCCTCGATGATGGCTTCCCTGGAAACCTTGAATGAAATGCGTGGCCACCGGTATGCGGTAGCGGTTCTGGGCGATATGTTTGAACTGGGTTCGGCGGCCGACCAGCTGCACTATCAGGTGGGTGCTTTCGCCGCCCGGACGAAGCCGGACCTTCTGATCACCTACGGTACCCGTTCCCGGGAACTGGCTCGCGCGGCGATGGAGGAGGGCATGCCGCCCTCGGCAATTGCTTCCTTTGTCCCCGGAGAGGAGGCGGCATTAACGGCCCTGCTCCAGCAGCGGCTGGTGAGTGACCATATTATTTTAGTCAAGGGATCCCGGGCAATGGCAATGGACAAGCTGGTTGCACAGCTGCTGGCGGAAGAGGGGGCGGGATCATGATCTACCATCTTCTCTATCCGCTGCATAACCTGTGGGGTATCTTTAATGTTTTCAAATATATCTCTTTCAGGACTATTTATGCCAGCTTGACGGCATTGTTCCTGGCTTTTTATCTGGGGCCGAAGGTAATCAAGTGGTTGCGAAAACTCCAGCTTGGCCAAGTGATCCGCGAGGATGGGCCACAGTCACATCTGGACAAGGCCGGGACGCCGACAATGGGCGGTACCCTGATCCTTTTTTCGGTGGTGGTTTCAACCCTGCTCTGGGCAAACCTGGCCAATGGCTATATCTGGCTGGTCATTATGGTTGCCCTGAGCTTTGGGTTTATCGGTTTTATCGATGATTACCGGAAAATGGTCCATAAAAATGCCAAGGGGCTGTCGGCAAGAAAAAAACTTGGCCTGCAGCTTTTGGTGGGTGTCTTTTTTACCTGCTGTCTTTTTTTCATGTCATCCTATCCTTCGACCCTGATGGTGCCCTTTTTTAAGCGCTTTGTTCCTGATCTTGGCTGGTGGTATATTCCTTTCGGTACCCTGGTGGTGGTTGGAGCCTCCAACGCGGTCAACCTTACTGATGGCCTCGACGGCTTGGCCACCGGTCCGTCAATTATCTCCTTCAGCGTTTATCTGCTGTTTGCCTACCTGGCCGGGAACCTGAGATTAGCGGAGTATCTGCAGATTACCTATTTGCCCGGGGTCGGCGAATTGGCCATCTTCTGTGGCGCCATGGTGGGAGCGCTGTTGGGGTTCCTCTGGTTCAATACCTATCCGGCCGCCATCTTCATGGGTGATGTTGGTTCCCTCGCCCTGGGCAGCTGCCTGGGAGCGGTGGCGGTGATGACCAAACAGGAGATGGTGCTGCTTTTGGTGGGCGGTATTTTTGTCCTTGAAACCCTGTCCGTCATTATCCAGGTGCTTTCTTTCAAACTCATAGGAAAACGGGTTTTCCGGATGGCGCCGTTGCATCATCATTTTGAGCTAAAGGGCTGGGCGGAGCCCAAAGTTATTGTCAGGTTTTGGATTATCTCGATTATGCTGGCGCTGCTGGCTTTAAGTACGCTTAAGCTGCGTTAGGGGTGATGGAGATACTTTACAGCAGAGAGATTTCTCTGCGGAGGAATACGGCTGGGGCATTGCAGGGTAATGGATAACAGAGGAACAACAGCTGGTGTCATGGAACATCCCGGCAGCCTGAAAAAAGGTACAGAAAATCTGCCCCCTCTGCGCCTGCGGGATAAAAAAGTGCTGGTGGTGGGTTTGGGCATCAGCGGTGAAGCGGTAGCTTCCTTTCTCTGCCGGCAGGGGGCGCTGGTCTCCGTGTCTGATCATCGGCCGGCTGACGAGCTGGTAGACAGTATCGGCCGCCTGCAGAGTCTGCCATTGCTTACGATTGAAACGGGTGGGCATTCTCAAGAACTGTTTCTCAGGCAGGATCTGATTGTCGTCAGTCCCGGCGTCCCTCTTGTCCTTGAGGTGATCAGCCAGGCTCGCAAAAAAGGTATTCCGGTTATTGGTGAGCTTGAGCTGGCTGGTAGATCTGTTTCCCTGCCCCTTATCGGCCTGACGGGGACCAACGGCAAGACCACCACGGTGACCCTTTTGGGTGAGCTGTTCGCCGCTGCCGGGTTTCATCCTTTTGTCGGCGGCAATATTGGTACGCCGGCAATCGAAATGGCCCGGGACGACGCCGACTGGGATGTGGGGATTCTTGAATTGAGCAGTTTTCAGCTTGAAGGAATTGAGCAGTTTCGCCCCCATGTGGGGATAATCCTCAACGTAACCCCTGACCATCAGGACCGCTATCCTAGCCATGAAGCCTATCTGCAAGCGAAGATGAAAATCATGCAATGCCAGGGGCGGGATGATTTTCTGTTGCTCAACAGAGATGATCTCCTGCTTGCCGATCAGTTACAGCTGCTGCATGAGCGCTGGTTGAGGGGCGAGTCGGTGCCCCGGCCGGTGTCTTTCAGCTGTCGAACCATGGTGGAAGACGGCGGCTGCTGTCTGGGAGGCAAGATTGTCTGCCATATATCCGGCAACGACGGCGGGCGTTCATGTACCGTGCCACTGCCGGAAGTGCACATGCCGGGTGAGCATAATCGCAGTAATCTCCTGGCGGCCTTTCTGGCGGGTTTTCTCTATGGCCTTGATCCCCGGGTGATGCTGGCAACCATCAGCGCCTTCAAAGGCCTGCCCCATCGCCTGGAGTTTGTCGCCCGGGTGGCGGGCATTGAGTATGTCAATGACTCAAAAGCCACCAACCTGGATGCGGTGGCCCGGGCGATCGACAGTTTTGATCAACCCATCGTGCTGCTGCTCGGCGGCCGGGACAAGGGGGCATCGTTCGGCGATTTGGCTGGCGTCATGGGCGGCCGGGTGCGGGATATTGTCCCCTTTGGTGAAGCAGCAGATCTGATTGCCCGCCAACTGCCTCACTTTTATGCCGGTGAGCAGGCAGCCAATCTCCGGGAGGCGGTCATCAAGGGCACCACGTTAGCCCATGCCGGTGATGTGGTCCTCCTGTCGCCCGGATGTGCGAGCTTTGATGAGTTTGCCAGTTACCGCCATCGGGGGGATTGCTTTAAATCGGTGGTCAGCGAACTTGCCTCGGGAGCCCTGCCATGAAGCGTATGGAGATTATCCTCCTGAGTACCGTTGCCTGCCTTCTGACCATTGGGGTTTTGATGATTTTCAGCGCCAGTGCCGTGTTGGCCAAAAACACCTATAACAACAGCTACTATTTCCTCTTCAAACAGCTGGCTTTTTTGGTTCTGGGCGGTGCCAGTATGATGATCTGCTGGTTGCTGGATTATCATTGGTGGGAAAAACTATCGGTGCCGCTGATGGCGTTCAGCGCAATCCTGCTGATTATGGTTCTTATCCCGGGGATTGGCCATCGTGCCGGGGGGGCAAGTCGATGGTTGCAGACGCCTTTCTTCTCCATTCAGCCGGCAGAGTGTTGCAAGTTGGTGATGGTGATCTACCTGGGGGCTTATCTGACCAGGAAGGAGGCGCGCATGCGGGAGTTCAAGCGTGGCCTGCTGCCGCCGCTGCTGATTTTGGGTATGTTTGTTGGTTTGCTGATGCTGGAACCTGATTTTGGCACTTCGGTGATCATCCTTGTTCTGGCGTTTATGCTGAGCTGGATTGGCGGCGCTCGTGTTGTCCATCTGCTTTCCCTGGCCCTGCTGGCTCTGCCGGGTCTGGCTCTGGCTGTAGTTTTTTCTCCTTATCGGATGAAGCGGATTCTCACCTTTCTTGATCCCTGGCAGGATCCCACCGGCAACGGTTTCCAGGTTATCCAATCAATGATAGCCCTGGGGGTTGGTGGGATCAACGGGGTTGGTTTGGGCAACGGCAAACAGAAACTGTTTTTCCTCCCTGAACCCCATACCGATTTTATTGTGGCCGCCATTGGTGAAGAGATGGGGTTTATGGGGATCTGCTTCCTGATTCTGGTGCTGCTGATATTCCTCTTTGTCGGTCTGAGGATTGCACTTGCCAGCAAGGATCGTTTTGGTTTGCTGCTGGCTACCGGGCTGACTTTTCTCATTGTCCTCCAGATGCTGGTCAATATGGGGGTGGCTATGGGGGTGCTACCCACCAAGGGGTTGACCTATCCCTTCTTGAGTTATGGTGGGACCTCCTTGCTAATCAGTATGACAGCGGTGGGTATTTTGTTGAATATCTGCCGGCAGCCGGAAACTGGCCGTGATCGGCAGCGTTTTTTCAGGAAATAAATTCATGAAACAGCCAAAGACAATTATGCTGGCCGGAGGTGGGACTGGAGGGCACCTGTTTCCCGGTATTGCCCTGGCCCAGGAATTCCGGCGGCGTTTTCCTGAGGTTATGATCGTTTTTGTCGGCACCCGGAAAGGGCTGGAAAGCAGGGTCATACCTCCCCTGGGCTACCGCCTGGCTTTTATGAACATCAGCGGCATGGTGGGCAAAGGGCTGCGAGAAAAACTGCGGGTTATGGGAGGGTTGCCGGCGGCTTTGATTCAGGCCCTGGTGTTCATAGTTCGTTATAAACCGGATTTGGTGATTGGCCTGGGTGGCTATGCCAGTGCTCCCATGCTGGTGGCCGCCCGTCTGGCCGCCATCCCGCTGGTGATCCAAGAACAGAATGCCTTTCCCGGGGTGGTAAATCGGCTTCTGGCTCCTTTGGCAGCAACGGTTTTTGTCGCCTTTGAAGAAGCCAGAAAGCATCTCTATAGCCGGAAAATTATTAATTGTGGCAATCCGGTCCGCCTTGATTTTGCCACCCAGACTGAAACCGGCCGCCGAGGCAGACATGAATTGACTATGTTGGTTGTCGGTGGCAGTCAGGGAGCCCATTCTCTTAACACCGCGGTACCGGAGGCTTTGGTTCGCCTGCAGGCGGTCGGTGTGGTGCTGAAGGTTATTCATCAGACCGGCAGCCGTGATTATGCCCAAGTGCAGGCGGCTTACCAGGCGAATGGCATTGAGGCGGAGGTGGCGGAATTTTTTCCTGATATGGCACCGCAGTATGCTGCTGCCGATCTGGTTGTCAGTCGAGCGGGTGCCTTGACGTTGGCGGAACTGGCCCTCGTCGGCAGGCCGGCAATCCTGGTCCCCTATCCCCATGCCGCCCATGACCACCAGGATTTTAACGCCAGAGTTTTTATGGCTCGTGGAGCTGCCTTGATGATTCGCGACCATGAGTTAAACGGGGAGTCATTGGCCGAGATGCTGCAGCCTTTGCTGCAGGACCGCAGCCGTTTGCAGAGCATGCAGGCGGCCGCGGCAGCCCTAGGATGCCCGAGGGCAGTCGGCGAGATTGTCGATCGTTGTCTGGGGATACTGTCCTTGACAACGGGAGAGGTTTCGGAGGCGCGTGAAGATGCACCATAAGGTAAAAAGGATCCACTTTATCGGTATTGGCGGCATCGGAATGAGCGGGATCGCCGAAGTGCTGCTTAACCTTGGGTATCAGGTGACCGGCTCTGATCTACGACAAACCCCGATTACCGATCGCCTGGCGGAATTAGGGGCCGAAATCTATTTAGGGCATTCGCGGCAGCATGTGGGGGATGTGCAGGTGGTGGTTCGTTCGACCGCTGTAAAAAATGATAATCCTGAACTGGTTGAAGCGCTGGAGCGGGCGATCCCGGTTATTCCCCGGGCTGAAATGCTGGCAGAACTGATGCGGCTGAAATATGGCATTGCCGTAGCCGGAACCCACGGCAAAACCACCACGACCTCGATGATTGCCACTATGCTCAGCGGCACCGATCTGGATCCAACCATTGTTATTGGTGGTCGTCTGGATAGTCTGAAGAGCAATGCCCGCTTGGGACAGGGGGAAATCCTGGTTGCCGAGGCCGATGAAAGCGACGGCTCCTTCATGGCGCTTTCACCGATTATCGCGGTGATTACCAATATTGATCGGGAGCATCTTGATCACTACCAGGGGGGTCTGGCGGAAATTGAGGATACGTTTGTCGCATTTGCCAATAAAGTGCCTTTTTACGGTTTGGTTATTGTCTGTCTTGATGATCCTCGGGTTCAGGAAATTATCCCGCGTCTCAGCCGCCGTTTGTGTACGTATGGTTTCAGCCCCCAGGCCGATTTTCAGGCCATTGATGTTCGCATAGAGGGCATGCACAGCTCTTTTACGGTGGTCAGCAATGATCAGGTTTTCGGGGAGATAACCATTGGTCTGCCAGGGCGCCATTATGTGCAGAATGCTCTGGCGGCAGTTGCTGCTGGTTTTGAACTGGGGCTCGATTTTGCCCTTATCCAGCGGAATCTTGAGATGTTTGCCGGTGTGCAGCGTCGGATGCAGGTTCTGGGGGAGTGTCGGGGAGCGCTGGTTATCGATGATTATGGCCACCATCCAACCGAGATCAAGGTTACTCTGGCGGCGTTGCGCCAGGCTTTTCCCGGTCGGCGGTTGCTGGTGGTTTTCCAGCCGCATCGCTATACCAGGACCCAGCATCTGTTCCATGAATTTTTGGTTGCTTTCAATGAGGCGGATGAATTGCTGGTCAGCGATATCTACCCGGCCGGTGAATCACCCATTGCCGGGGTCAGTGGCGAGCATCTGGCCGATGAAATTCGCCATCACGGTCACAAAAATGTCCACTATCGTTCTGATCATCAAGGTATCCTTGACTATCTGGCTGAGCATGTCCAGGAGAACTACGTGGTCATTACCTTTGGCGCCGGCGACATTACCAGGGTAGCGCATGCTCTGGCCGGTTCATAAAAGATGACCTGGACGAAGGGAACATGCTTGTCGAGGAATATGTTTTCGCGGAGGGCAGCAAAACCGAATTTTTTACGTTCCAGCAGAGGAGGAGAATAATGCATCAGGAAGGGAACAAGATAACAAAAGCCGGAGTCGTACTGGTTATGGTGTTGATGGTTTTTTATGTGGCTGCCTGTGCTACCCCCGGCGGACGCTCAGCGGGGCAGGTGCTGGATGACAGTGCCATTGCGACGACCATAAAAACCAAGCTGGTCAGTATGCCGGGTGTCAGGTCGCTGGGCATCGATGTTGATGTTCATCAGGGGGAGGTAGTGCTTTCCGGCCGTGTTCACAGTGAAAATGAGGAGGCTCGGGTTCTTGATGCCACGCGAAATGTTCAGGGGGTGCGGAAAGTTACCAGTATGTTGAAGATTATTCCCTGATGCAGGCTGTTAATCAGGTCGTACTTGCTGATGAGATCATTGCCGGGCTGGTCCGGGAGTTTGGCAGCCAGGTGCAGCAGGATGTGCCGTTGGCCGGTCGAACGACGATGAAAGTCGGGGGTATTGCCCGCCTCTATCTTACGCCACACGGAACTTCCCAACTGCAAGGCATGCTGGCCAGGTTGAAACAGCTCTCAGTGCCGGTTCTGGTGCTTGGCGGCGGTGCCAATGTGGTGGTTGCTGATGAGGGGGTAAGCCGGGCGGCGGTGATTAGTGTGATGGAACATATGAACAATATTGCCGATATCCGGATTCAGCGTGGGCAGGTGAGCGTCACCGCGGAGGCTGGCGTACGATTAACCACCCTGGTGCAGTTCTGCCAGCAGCAGGGTTGGGGTGGGATGGAATTTCTTGCCGGTATCCCCGGTTCCGTCGGTGGCGCGGCGGTTATGAACGCCGGGGCCTTTGGTCGGGAGTTTGGTGATCTGCTCATGGCCATGAGTTGTTGTGACTATGATGGACAGTTGTCTTGCTGTTCCAGAAACGAGTTGTTCATGACCTATCGTGATGGGGGGGTGGCACCGGATCAGGTGGTCGTTTCGGTGTGCTTGTTGCTGCAACCGGCATTACCGGAAACTATCGCCGCCAAGATGGCTGAGTACCGTGAAATTCGCCGCCAGCGGCAGCCGTGGGGAGTCCCTTCAGCTGGCTCCGTGTTTAAAAATCCTCCGGGCGATTATGCCGGGCGTCTCATTGAAGCGGCTGGCTGTCGTGGCCGCCGCCAGGGCAAGGCCCGGGTTGCTGATCAGCATGCCAATTTCATCACGACTGAACCGGGAGCGACGGCAGCAGATGTCTTTCGGCTTATCGATGAGGTGAAAATGCTGGTTTACCGGCAATTTGGCGTTTTGTTGGAAGAGGAAATTATCCGGTTTAGTGATGATCATTGTCTCGTTGTTTCTGACGTCCCGCAAGAGGAGATGTGATGAACTTTTCCCTTGACCAGCTGAAAAAGAAAAAGATTGGAGTCCTTTTGGGAGGCTTGTCAGCCGAACGGGAAATTTCTTTAAAAACCGGTGCTGCGATACAATCGGCCTTGGAACGGAGCGGTTATCGTACCGTGGCGATTGACGTTGGTCGTGATCTCCCATTCCGTCTGCGTGAGGAGCAGATTGACGTTGCGTTCATTGCCCTCCATGGTCGCTATGGTGAGGATGGTGTTGTCCAGGGGGTTTTGGAGCTGCTGCAGATTCCTTATACCGGTCCTGGCGTGATGGCCAGCAGTGTGGCGATGAATAAGCTGATAACCAAACATCTGCTGCGCAGTGCCGGAATTGCCACCCCCGCATATCTGTCCTGTCATGATCAGGTTGATGTGGTGCCTGATGCAGGGTCGCTGGGTTATCCGCTGGTGGTCAAGCCGGTCAGTGAAGGTTCCAGTCTGGGAGTTGCTATTGTAGAGCGGCATTCTGATCTGGCAGCGGCGATGGCCGGGGCTTTTCGCTATGAACGGGAGATCCTGCTGGAGCAGTATATCCCTGGCAGGGAAATTACCGCCTCTGTACTCAATGGAACCCCGTTGCCTCTCATTGAAATTTGCCCGGCCGCCGGTTTCTACAGCTATCAGGCAAAATATACGGCCGGAGAGACGGACTATCTGGTGCCGGCGCCACTTGCCCCGGTGTTGACCAGATCGATCCAGAGCCTGGCCCTGGCCAGCTGCCGGGTTACAGACTGTTGTCAAGGGGCTGTCCGGGTTGATTTCCGTCTCAGCCCTGATGCAAAAGCATATGTTATTGAAATCAATACCATTCCTGGGATGACCGCCACCAGCTTGCTGCCCAAGGCGGCGGCAGCGGCCGGGATGGGATTTGAGGCTCTGATTGAAACAATCGTCTCCGGGGCGTCTTTAAAATGTAGGTCGTAGGGTATATCCTGTGGCTGAAAGCCGGAAAAAAAAGCTGGTCAATTCACGCCGGGAACTGAACCGTAGCCGCCGGCAGAAAAAGAAAAGAGAGTTCAGAACATGGGTTCCCAAGGCAGTTATAATACTGATGTTAGTGGGATGTTCCCTGCTGCTCTGGACCAAAAAGGCAGACTTTGCTGCCGGCATCAGGCAAGAGCTTCGTAATCGACAGCTGTTAACGGTAAAGGAGGTTGTTGTGGAAGGTCATTATCAAACAGTCAAAGATGATATTGTGCAGCAGTTGGAGGTGGACCCTGGCATGCTCCTGTTCGATGCCGACCTGTCACTCATGCGGGGACGGGTGGAACGGTTGCCCTATGTGCAGACGGCCCAGGTATGCCGGCAGTGGCCTGACAGGCTGATGGTATCAGTGGCTGAACGGGTTCCGGTTGCCATGGTCAACCTGGATGGTCTCTACTATGTAGATTGCCACGGACAGATTTTCAAACGGGTGGAACAGGGGGAGGAAGTGGATCTGCCGGTGCTTACCGGCTTGAACACCGAGATGCTCCAGAAGAATCCTGAAGCTGGCCGAGCTATGCTGACCCTGGGGCTGGCGATGCTGGGCTGCTGGCAGGGGGAGGATGATTATGCCCAGGAAGGATTGTCGGAGATTCATCTTGATGACACCTTCGGCCTGACCATCTATACCCGTCGTCATGCATGGCAGGTTGAATTGGGGCTGGAAGCTTTTGGCGTCAAACTTCAACAGTGGTACAAGGTGGTGCAGTACCTGGGAACCGAAGGAAACCGGGCTCAGCGTTTTGACTGCCGCAGCAGTCATGCGGTGGTGGTTGGTTATCAAAGCGCTGTACAGTAACCGGCGCCAAGGATCGGGGGAACCATGTCCAAAAATAATCAGGTGATCGTTGGGTTGGATATCGGCACGACGAAAATCTGTGCCATTGTCGGCAGGGTTACGGCCGATGAGGTGGAAATCATCGGGATCGGCACCCATCCGTCTGAAGGGCTGCGCAAGGGAGTGGTGGTCAATATTGACAGTACGGTTGAGTCAATCAAAAAAGCCATCCACGAAGCTGAAATGATGTCAGGCTCTGACATTAAGGCGGTGGTAACCGGGATTGCCGGGGCTCATATCAAAGGCTTTAACAGCCATGGGATCATCGGGGTAAAAGATCATGAAGTGTCAGCCAAGGATGTTGAAAAGGTCTTGGAAGCCGCCAAGGCAGTGGCCATTCCCCTGGATCGGGAAGTTGTGCATACCCTGGCCCAGGAGTTCATTATTGATGAGCAGGATGGGATCCGGGATCCGGTGGGGATGTCCGGGGTCCGTCTGGAAGTCAAAGTTCATATTGTTACTGCCGCCGTTGCTTCAGCCCAGAATATTGTTCGCTCCTGCAATAGGGCCGGGCTGGAGGTGGCCGACATCGTTCTGCAGCAGATTGCTTCCAGCGAAGCGGTGCTGACCGATGAAGAGAAAGAGCTGGGAGTTGTAGTTATCGATATCGGCGGTGGGACGACGGATATTGCCGTGTTTGCCAATGGCAGTATCTGCTATACCGCCTCCCTGCCTTTGGGGGGCAACCAGTTGACCAGCGATATTGCCGTTGGCCTGCGCACTCCGGTGACGGCTGCTGAAAAAATCAAGAAAAACTATGGTTGTGCCATGATCTCCCTGATTGATCATAATGATACTATCGAGGTTCCCAGTGTCGGCGGTCGGCAGCCGCGGGTGTTGTCACGGCAGATTCTCGGAGAAATTATTGAGCCTCGGATGGAGGAGATCTTGGAACTGGTGAAGCGGGAACTCTACAAATCGGGTTTTTATGATCAGGTGGTTTCCGGGGTGGTGCTCACCGGCGGTTCATCGTTGATGCCCGGGGTTGAAGAACTGGCGGAGATGGTTTTTGAGATGCAGGCAAGGGCTGGCATTCCCCAGCATGTCGGGGGGCTTTTGGATATTGTCAGAAGTCCCATGTATGCCACCGGTGTCGGTCTGTTGATCCATGGCTCAAAAACGTTGGAGTCGTCGGGGCGGTTCAGTACCAGTGATAAAAATTTATTCAACAAACTTTATACACGAATGAAAAATTGGTTTGCCGAATTTTTTTAAGCGAGCGAGGGGAGGAAAAATCATGTTTGAATTTGACGAGCGGTCACGGTTGCAGGCCAATATCAAGGTGATTGGTATCGGCGGGGGTGGCAGTAACGCGGTGAACAGCATGATCAATGCCGGGGTTCAGGGGGTTGATTTTGTCGTCGCCAATACCGATGCCCAGGCACTGGAGGCATCACCGGCAGCAATCAAGCTGCAGCTTGGCTCCAGGCTGACCCGCGGGTTGGGTGCTGGTGCGAACCCGGAGGTGGGACGCAATGCCACCATCGAAGATACGGAAAAAATTTCCGAGCTTTTGACCGGGGCGGACATGGTATTTATCACTGCCGGGATGGGCGGCGGCACCGGGACCGGCGGCGCCCCGGTGGTGGCCAAGCTGGCCAAGGAGTTTGGTGCCCTGGCGGTTGCGGTGGTCACTAAACCGTTCAGTTTCGAAGGCAGGAAACGGCTGCAGCAAGCCGAGGACGGGTTGGCAGAATTGCGGGAAAGCGTCGATGCCCTGATAACCATTCCCAACCAACGTCTGCTGAATATTGTTGGCAAGAATACCTCAATGGTGGAAGCCTTCCAGAAAGCAGATGAGGTTCTGGTCCAGGCGGTGCGCAGTATTTCCGACTTGATCAACGTTCATGGCTTAATCAACCTTGACTTTCAGGATGTTAAAACGGTTATGACCAATACCGGTCTGGCTCTCATGGGAACCGGGATCGCCAGCGGCGAAAATCGGGCAGTGGAAGCTGCTCAGCAGGCGGTGGCGTCACCGTTGCTGGAGGATATAAGCATTCAGGGTGCCAAGGGCATTCTGATCAATATTACTGCCGGCAGCCAGTTGACCCTCTTCGAAGTGAGTGAAGCTTCAACCCTGATCCAGGAAGAAGCCCACGAGGATGCAAACATTATTTTCGGTGCGGTACTGGACGAATCGATGGGCGATGACATCAGGGTGACGGTCATTGCCACTGGTTTTGAGCCGATTCGCGGGATCAAAGGGCCGGGCCTGGGGCGTAAATACCATCCCGTGTCTCCCCGCCGGGATCTTGACCGGCCGGCATTCCAGACCCGGACCGCTGCCAGAGAGCGCCAAGAAATTGTCCGGACGGTGAAAAAAGTTGTCGGAGCCGACAGTGATGCTGATTTTGAGCTGGAAGATTATGATTTTCCGACCTTTCTCCGGCGGCAGTTGGATTAAGACACGGTTGCCCATGGTGTTCCATTTTTGCCGTGCTTTGGTTGCCTCGTGAAATAGTGCCGTTTGTATGGGTGAAAATCCAGGCTATGCCTGCTCCCTCGCTCAGGGTAGCGTGTCTTTTCAGCTGTGCCGGCAGTATTTCTTGGTGATCAATGACGTCGTAAAACTGATAACGAAGTCATCGTGTGTCTTGCAGTCATGAAGAGAATCCGTGTTTTGATGGTGGATTGTATAGCCCGTTCTTAAACAATAGAGAGCGGCCGTTTTTCTCGGCCGCTCTCTGTCCATG is a genomic window containing:
- a CDS encoding UDP-N-acetylmuramate--L-alanine ligase, with translation MHHKVKRIHFIGIGGIGMSGIAEVLLNLGYQVTGSDLRQTPITDRLAELGAEIYLGHSRQHVGDVQVVVRSTAVKNDNPELVEALERAIPVIPRAEMLAELMRLKYGIAVAGTHGKTTTTSMIATMLSGTDLDPTIVIGGRLDSLKSNARLGQGEILVAEADESDGSFMALSPIIAVITNIDREHLDHYQGGLAEIEDTFVAFANKVPFYGLVIVCLDDPRVQEIIPRLSRRLCTYGFSPQADFQAIDVRIEGMHSSFTVVSNDQVFGEITIGLPGRHYVQNALAAVAAGFELGLDFALIQRNLEMFAGVQRRMQVLGECRGALVIDDYGHHPTEIKVTLAALRQAFPGRRLLVVFQPHRYTRTQHLFHEFLVAFNEADELLVSDIYPAGESPIAGVSGEHLADEIRHHGHKNVHYRSDHQGILDYLAEHVQENYVVITFGAGDITRVAHALAGS
- a CDS encoding BON domain-containing protein; its protein translation is MHQEGNKITKAGVVLVMVLMVFYVAACATPGGRSAGQVLDDSAIATTIKTKLVSMPGVRSLGIDVDVHQGEVVLSGRVHSENEEARVLDATRNVQGVRKVTSMLKIIP
- the murB gene encoding UDP-N-acetylmuramate dehydrogenase, producing MQAVNQVVLADEIIAGLVREFGSQVQQDVPLAGRTTMKVGGIARLYLTPHGTSQLQGMLARLKQLSVPVLVLGGGANVVVADEGVSRAAVISVMEHMNNIADIRIQRGQVSVTAEAGVRLTTLVQFCQQQGWGGMEFLAGIPGSVGGAAVMNAGAFGREFGDLLMAMSCCDYDGQLSCCSRNELFMTYRDGGVAPDQVVVSVCLLLQPALPETIAAKMAEYREIRRQRQPWGVPSAGSVFKNPPGDYAGRLIEAAGCRGRRQGKARVADQHANFITTEPGATAADVFRLIDEVKMLVYRQFGVLLEEEIIRFSDDHCLVVSDVPQEEM
- a CDS encoding D-alanine--D-alanine ligase, which gives rise to MNFSLDQLKKKKIGVLLGGLSAEREISLKTGAAIQSALERSGYRTVAIDVGRDLPFRLREEQIDVAFIALHGRYGEDGVVQGVLELLQIPYTGPGVMASSVAMNKLITKHLLRSAGIATPAYLSCHDQVDVVPDAGSLGYPLVVKPVSEGSSLGVAIVERHSDLAAAMAGAFRYEREILLEQYIPGREITASVLNGTPLPLIEICPAAGFYSYQAKYTAGETDYLVPAPLAPVLTRSIQSLALASCRVTDCCQGAVRVDFRLSPDAKAYVIEINTIPGMTATSLLPKAAAAAGMGFEALIETIVSGASLKCRS
- a CDS encoding FtsQ-type POTRA domain-containing protein; this translates as MLVGCSLLLWTKKADFAAGIRQELRNRQLLTVKEVVVEGHYQTVKDDIVQQLEVDPGMLLFDADLSLMRGRVERLPYVQTAQVCRQWPDRLMVSVAERVPVAMVNLDGLYYVDCHGQIFKRVEQGEEVDLPVLTGLNTEMLQKNPEAGRAMLTLGLAMLGCWQGEDDYAQEGLSEIHLDDTFGLTIYTRRHAWQVELGLEAFGVKLQQWYKVVQYLGTEGNRAQRFDCRSSHAVVVGYQSAVQ
- the ftsA gene encoding cell division protein FtsA → MSKNNQVIVGLDIGTTKICAIVGRVTADEVEIIGIGTHPSEGLRKGVVVNIDSTVESIKKAIHEAEMMSGSDIKAVVTGIAGAHIKGFNSHGIIGVKDHEVSAKDVEKVLEAAKAVAIPLDREVVHTLAQEFIIDEQDGIRDPVGMSGVRLEVKVHIVTAAVASAQNIVRSCNRAGLEVADIVLQQIASSEAVLTDEEKELGVVVIDIGGGTTDIAVFANGSICYTASLPLGGNQLTSDIAVGLRTPVTAAEKIKKNYGCAMISLIDHNDTIEVPSVGGRQPRVLSRQILGEIIEPRMEEILELVKRELYKSGFYDQVVSGVVLTGGSSLMPGVEELAEMVFEMQARAGIPQHVGGLLDIVRSPMYATGVGLLIHGSKTLESSGRFSTSDKNLFNKLYTRMKNWFAEFF
- the ftsZ gene encoding cell division protein FtsZ; amino-acid sequence: MFEFDERSRLQANIKVIGIGGGGSNAVNSMINAGVQGVDFVVANTDAQALEASPAAIKLQLGSRLTRGLGAGANPEVGRNATIEDTEKISELLTGADMVFITAGMGGGTGTGGAPVVAKLAKEFGALAVAVVTKPFSFEGRKRLQQAEDGLAELRESVDALITIPNQRLLNIVGKNTSMVEAFQKADEVLVQAVRSISDLINVHGLINLDFQDVKTVMTNTGLALMGTGIASGENRAVEAAQQAVASPLLEDISIQGAKGILINITAGSQLTLFEVSEASTLIQEEAHEDANIIFGAVLDESMGDDIRVTVIATGFEPIRGIKGPGLGRKYHPVSPRRDLDRPAFQTRTAARERQEIVRTVKKVVGADSDADFELEDYDFPTFLRRQLD